Below is a window of Bacillota bacterium DNA.
GAGCCGGTCTAGGGGTAAGCGGGCGACCAGGTCGCGCAGAGCGGCGGCGTTCGGAAAGGTGAGAGTGCCGCCTATCGAAATGTAGAATCCCATGTCTAGGACTGCGCGGGCGATCTTCCAGTCGCCGGAGAAGCAGTGCATTACGCCACCAGCTGCCGTGGTGCCCTCCGAGGCGCCTTCCGACTTGAGTATAGCGAGGGTGTCGGCGTGGGCCTCGCGGTCGTGGACCACGATAGGGAGCCCGAGCTCCTTCGCGATGGCAATCTGCGCCGCGAAGGCCCGCCTTTGGTCGTCGCGAGGGGAGAAATCGTAGTGGTAGTCGAGGCCGATCTCGCCGATGGCAACAACCCCGGGCTGGCGAGCCAAGGTCCGAAGCTCGTCGAGCGCCGCTTCGGAAGCGGTCTTCGCCTCGTGGGGGTGGATGCCGACGGCAGCGAGAAGGCCGTCGTAACGCCGTACAAGCTCCAAGCCCAAGCGCGAGGAGGTGAGATCCGAGCCTACCTGGATCACCGGCCACACGCCAGCGGCCTTCGACCGCGCTATGACTTCGTCGAGGTCTCCGCGAAACCTCTCATGATCGAGATGAGCGTGAGTATCGATCAATCGTGTGGCGCACATCACGGGTCCTCCCCTTATCCGTTCCCCACCTCGCATGTCATGTCGCGCGCCACCTCGCCTGCTGCGTGCGCCACCGCGTTCGGGCGCACCTTCGTTTCGTCACGGCTCGGACGCGCTGTCGCTTCGGCACAGATCAAGCGCGCCTTCGCAAGCTCCATAGCGCACCTTCGAGCCCAGCGGCGCCAGCAAGCCGCAACAGACTCGCGAGCACTTCGAGTCGCAACCGCCCTAGCGCACCTTCGAGCCCAGCGGCAGCTCGCGATCGGTGGTGACCACTGCCAACCGCGACGCGTCTGGCGTGGACCCCGCTAGAAGCATCCCCTGGGAGACGATTCCACGCAGCTTGGCGGGCTTCAGGTTGGCCACGACTATTATCTGCTTGCCGACGAGCTCCGCGGGTGCGTAGTGCTTCGCGATGCCGGCCACGATCTGGCGCTTCTCAGCCCCGAGGTCGATTTCGAGTTTGAGGAGCTTGTCCGTGCCCTCGACTCGTTCTGCGGCAAGAACCCTTGCCAC
It encodes the following:
- a CDS encoding TatD family hydrolase yields the protein MCATRLIDTHAHLDHERFRGDLDEVIARSKAAGVWPVIQVGSDLTSSRLGLELVRRYDGLLAAVGIHPHEAKTASEAALDELRTLARQPGVVAIGEIGLDYHYDFSPRDDQRRAFAAQIAIAKELGLPIVVHDREAHADTLAILKSEGASEGTTAAGGVMHCFSGDWKIARAVLDMGFYISIGGTLTFPNAAALRDLVARLPLDRLLLETDCPYLTPVPHRGKRNEPAHVLFVARELARLKQLSVGDVAAATTHNAGVLFSLKH